The segment ATGCCAGTTTTCCTGATCTGCCACGCCGGGGATACCAGCGCCTTTGAGCGTCTTGGCAATGATACAGGTGGGGCGGTCAGTCTGCTTGCAGGCATAGTCGTAAGCACGGTCGATCGCACCAATGTCGTGACCATCAATTTCCAGGGCATGCCAGCCGAAAGCACGGGCTCGGTTGGCATACGTGGCACTGTCCCACTGCAGGTTGGTCGGCCCGCGCTGGCCAAGTCTGTTCATATCGACGACGGCGATCAGGTGATTCAGCTTGTAGGTCCATCCTTTGTCGAAGGCTTCCCAGACAGAACCTTCCGCCATCTCGCTATCGCCCAGTAGAACCCAGACACGGTTCTGAATGTGATCAATATTCTTCGTGGCCAACGCCATGCCTACACCGATGGCCAGCCCCATGCCGAGCGAACCTGTGGCTACATCAACCAGCGGCAACACGCGCGGATTGGGATGCCCCTGCAGTCGGCAACGGAACTTTCGCAGTTGCATCAGTTCGTCATCAGAAAGAGCCCCAGCTGCTTTGAACATGGAGTAGAGCAGGGGGCAGGCATGGCCTTTGCTAAAAATCAGCCGGTCGTTGGATTCACGCTTGGGATTGTTCCAGTCGAACCGCAGGTACTTGGCATGCAGCACAGCCATCAGGTCTGCTGCGGAAGTGGAAGAGGTTGGGTGGCCGGAACCTGCTGCGGTCGTACAGCGGATGCTGTCCACACGCAGTTGGGCAGCAAGGTCCTGCATATCCTGAAAGGTCGGGTACATGCTTCGCTCGAAAAGGAAGATAAGATGATAAAGTGATCTTCGGGCGAATGACCCTGCTCGGCAAGGCTGAAACGGCTGAATCTGCCTACCTCTTCAGTTATGCTCTGACATGAGAATCTGGTGCTACCTGCCTGTAGCGAGAACGATGGAATCGTTGCCATTGATGACTATGGCAACCTGCTGACCTTCCGGCAGCAAGATGGCAGAAACTTCGGGATGCCCTTGGCAAAACTGCTGTGTGCCTTCCAGCCCCATGACATAGAAGGCCGTTGACAAGGCATCAGCCATCGCTGCGGTTTCCGTGATGGCAGTTGCAGATGCAATTCCGCTGGCTGGCCAACCGGTTCGCGGATCGAGGATGTGTCCCAGTTTTTTTCCTTCGTGAACCAGGTGCTTGTAGGTAGCAGCGGAAGTTGCCAGTGCTTGATCACGCAGGTAGACACTGGCCAGGTGCGACTCGTGATTCCAGGGGTGTTCAATGTCGATTCGCCAGCCACGATCATGGCCCGGCGGTGAATGCATGGCCAGGACACTGCTCTTGCCACCGTGAAGCAAGACTGGCTGGCCACGAGCATGCTGGTCAAAGAAATGGGCAACTGCATCGAGTGCGAATCCTTTGCCGATACTGCCGAAGTTGAGTCGCAGGCCGGGCGCTTTGAAGCGGATGGTGTCGTCATTCAACTCCACGTGCTGAAACCCGCTTTGATGCAATGCAGCTTGTCGCTCAGACTCGGGTGGAACACGTTTGGGGCCTTGCACAAAGCCCCAGGCATCGATCAATGTGCCAGCGGTAATATCAAACGCGCCGCCAGTCCATCGGCTCAGTTTCTCTGCCTGCTGGATCAGGTTGTGCAGTTCCGTTGAAATACTCACGGCTTCCTGCCCCGCTCGGCGGTTCACCTCGCTGACTTCGCTGGTTTGACGGTACACTGTCAACAACTGTTCGTAACGATCCACCTCGTCAAGAGCGTCATGGATCAAGCTGGTGGCATAGGGATGACCAAAGGGCAACACGATCTCGAAAACCGTGCCCATGGCAGGGCGGGCATAGCGGACGAGGGTAATGTCATCATCTTCTTGCGAGCGCGGTGCCGTCAGGCCCACGTGAACGTCAACGAGACCAATGAGTTGTCCCGCTGATTCAGCCAGGTGGCGGGGATCAAGAAATGCTCGGCGGTGCATGATAATGCCAGTGAACGACAGGAAATCGTTCTGTCATTGTACTATCAAACGGGTACTCGCACGATCAATCTGCAACGCGAGATTTGGCACACTGCTGCGAACCGTTAGAACGTCGCCACCCATGGTGCGGGATCAAGTTCGAAACCAGGAGGAACGCACACGAACAGCAGTCCGCCGAATACACGCTCCCAGTAACCGCCCCGCTCCGTCAACTCCGCGAGCAGGTATTGACCCCACTCACCATCAATCTTTTGTGGCGACAAAACGTAGTCAAACGTTCGCCATCCTCCCGGCTCCGCGATACGGACGAACCGCAGTCGATCAACTCCGACTGGCTCAGCCTCAATAACATCCCCGAACGAAGCAGACTCAACAAAGATTGGCACGCCGTCCAGACGATACAACCGGCTATTCATCGCAGTAACTGGGACACTTACTGTCAAGCGTTCGGCGGGGAACTCGATGAGCGGTTCCTCCCTTCCAAATCGTACGGTCATCGCAACATCATCCGCCATTCACGTCTCCTTGCGGACTGACGATCAAGTTCAGCAGCCGACGGTGTCTGGTAAATCGTTGATTCAACGAGAGATTTCCCTATTCGGTGTTACACACTCCCGACAAGTGCCATCGCAGCCTCGTGATTGCGACGAAATTGCCAGACTGCCTCCAACAGTTCATCATCGCTGGCATTCCACAAATCCCGTCCATGTAAATCCAGGCACAACTCGCCCACGGCTGCGACAATCTGACCACCGCGCATTTCCGGGATGGATTCAGCCAATTCCCGCAAGGCTTCAAATAACGCCGTTTTCGATTCGTTATCACTCATGTAAAGTCCCTCACTCGAGGTGATTTTGCGCGACTTCGACGATACCGACCAATCACAACCACTGGAACTGTTTGTCCTGGAGCGAGCCTGGCAACTCGCGTTGCCCGCGTAACTCCGTCGATGATTTCCATAACACCATCAGGATCCTCGTAAACCAGAATTGGAGGCATTCCATCGCGAGACGTCCCATACTGGAGAATCTGCCTGTGCAGTTTCCACGGATCAGCACCTTGGAATCGGGTTGTCGGTAACCTTAACTCACCTGGGTCGACGTCAAGTATGATCGGCGTCATGATTTGATTTTACCATACTCTACATTAATTTGCCATTCCACCACGGCGCAGCCTTCGCAATGTGTTGCAGGGATTGGGCGCTATAAAGCGTTGTCGCGGGCAGGTTATTCGGGGAATGGCGCAAGGACATTGCATGTCTGCCGCTTACTTCCTGCGCGGCTCTGGACAATCTACTCACTGGTTTCGTGAATGAGTGGTTCGAGAGATTTCGTGTTGCGTTCCACGGCAAGAACGATGGTGCGCTCTTCCACACCATCAGCAGAGTAGGCAACTGCTGGGAGGATCTGTCGACCATCGGGCAAACTGAACCGCATGGTAAAGGTACCATCGGGACGAAGTTGAACCGGCTCGCCCTGAATCATCACTTTGGCGGTGGGTTCGGTGGCTCCATAGACAATCAGCTCCGCATCGAGACGGAAGAAGAATTTGCGTGCCTTGCTTCCGAAAGCACCAGAGCCGAGACTGGTAACCACCTGGGAACTCATCGGCCGACGCAGCCGTTCTTCAAACAGTTTGCGAAGCTCGAAACTGCTGGTGTTTTTGTCGTAGCCGCCGGAAAGAGCGTAAATCTTATCGAGCTTCTGCTGGACATCGGCCCAGTTTTCATCGAGTTGATCGCTCACATTGGGCCGGGGGGTATTGATCACATTGGAACGACACATCATGTAGAAACGGCCTGAGCGGGTGTAATAGCCGATGTCAACGCGGTAGGTGCGGTTGGGCTTGTTGACATCGATGTACCAGTTGTTGCATCCTTCATAGATGTCGATGTCGCGCACAATCGTTTCAGTGACGCTGCTCGATTCTTCACTGGTGATATCAAGCACGCGCAGAATGGGCTTGGCGCCATGCCATTCCTGTTCGAGAGCCGCTTCGGCACGTCGGATGGAATGCTCGGTGATTTCCCAGTAGACATGCAGCCAGAAAGGATCACGCACCATGACGACGATCCGGTCGCGACCATAGGTGCGGGGCAGATCAGGCAGCTTGTCGGGAACCTGCTTGGGCCCATCGACGAGGAACTTGCTGGAACCCACATTACCTACTGCAAT is part of the Planctomycetia bacterium genome and harbors:
- a CDS encoding DUF4265 domain-containing protein, with protein sequence MTVRFGREEPLIEFPAERLTVSVPVTAMNSRLYRLDGVPIFVESASFGDVIEAEPVGVDRLRFVRIAEPGGWRTFDYVLSPQKIDGEWGQYLLAELTERGGYWERVFGGLLFVCVPPGFELDPAPWVATF
- a CDS encoding FAD:protein FMN transferase, translating into MHRRAFLDPRHLAESAGQLIGLVDVHVGLTAPRSQEDDDITLVRYARPAMGTVFEIVLPFGHPYATSLIHDALDEVDRYEQLLTVYRQTSEVSEVNRRAGQEAVSISTELHNLIQQAEKLSRWTGGAFDITAGTLIDAWGFVQGPKRVPPESERQAALHQSGFQHVELNDDTIRFKAPGLRLNFGSIGKGFALDAVAHFFDQHARGQPVLLHGGKSSVLAMHSPPGHDRGWRIDIEHPWNHESHLASVYLRDQALATSAATYKHLVHEGKKLGHILDPRTGWPASGIASATAITETAAMADALSTAFYVMGLEGTQQFCQGHPEVSAILLPEGQQVAIVINGNDSIVLATGR
- a CDS encoding DUF4912 domain-containing protein translates to MTSKRVSKRAKATLAKSSRSRDAARSASPKKPSRSKVVAKTATKPVSKVSAKPGKSVLKPAVKPAVRQKAARRDTTLEDIAVGNVGSSKFLVDGPKQVPDKLPDLPRTYGRDRIVVMVRDPFWLHVYWEITEHSIRRAEAALEQEWHGAKPILRVLDITSEESSSVTETIVRDIDIYEGCNNWYIDVNKPNRTYRVDIGYYTRSGRFYMMCRSNVINTPRPNVSDQLDENWADVQQKLDKIYALSGGYDKNTSSFELRKLFEERLRRPMSSQVVTSLGSGAFGSKARKFFFRLDAELIVYGATEPTAKVMIQGEPVQLRPDGTFTMRFSLPDGRQILPAVAYSADGVEERTIVLAVERNTKSLEPLIHETSE